Proteins encoded within one genomic window of Nordella sp. HKS 07:
- a CDS encoding MarR family winged helix-turn-helix transcriptional regulator → MADIISERDVSDEDIVSLIELLFFAYRDFTSDPDAILAEWGFGRAHHRVVHFVGRNPGMTVAQLLSILGITKQSLGRVLRDLIEKDLVYQRAGDTDRRQRLLFLTEEGEALRLKLMAPQAERIIRALGEAGDEAEPNYRKVLYHLISPENRRSVSEWLTSRSARGK, encoded by the coding sequence ATGGCTGACATAATTTCTGAGCGCGATGTGAGCGATGAGGATATCGTCAGCCTGATCGAGCTTCTGTTCTTCGCATATCGCGATTTCACCTCCGATCCCGATGCGATATTGGCGGAATGGGGCTTCGGGCGGGCGCATCACCGCGTCGTGCATTTTGTCGGCCGCAACCCTGGCATGACGGTGGCGCAGCTCTTGAGCATCCTAGGGATCACCAAGCAGAGCCTCGGCCGTGTGTTGCGCGATCTCATCGAAAAGGATCTCGTCTATCAGCGTGCTGGCGATACGGACCGGCGGCAGCGGCTTTTGTTCCTGACCGAGGAAGGTGAGGCGCTACGTCTCAAGCTGATGGCGCCGCAAGCCGAGCGCATCATCCGCGCCCTCGGCGAGGCAGGCGATGAGGCGGAGCCCAATTACAGGAAGGTTCTCTATCACCTTATCAGTCCGGAGAACCGTCGCTCGGTGAGCGAATGGCTCACCAGCCGCAGCGCGCGGGGCAAGTAG
- a CDS encoding ribose-phosphate pyrophosphokinase: MKIISGNSNRPLAEAISSYLNLPQAKSVVKRFADMEIFVEIQENVRGQDVFVVQSTSFPANDHLMELLIIIDALRRSSAHRITAVIPYFGYARQDRKSSPRTPISAKLVANLITRAGADRVLTLDLHAGQIQGFFDIPTDNLFAGPVLVRDIKDHYDLRNTVVVSPDVGGVVRARALAKRIGTPLAIVDKRRDRPGESEVMNIIGDVKGHSCILLDDIVDSGGTLCNAAEALLAQGAKDVAAYITHGVLSGGAVARITSSKLKSLVITDSIQPTEAVKVARNIRVISIAPLIGEAIGRTSREESVSSLFD, from the coding sequence ATGAAGATCATCAGCGGAAACAGCAATCGGCCGCTCGCCGAAGCCATTTCCTCTTATCTTAACCTGCCGCAGGCGAAGTCCGTGGTGAAGCGTTTCGCCGACATGGAGATCTTCGTCGAGATCCAGGAGAATGTGCGCGGCCAGGATGTGTTCGTCGTCCAGTCGACATCGTTCCCGGCCAACGACCATCTGATGGAGTTGCTCATCATCATCGATGCGCTGCGCCGTTCCTCCGCCCACCGCATCACGGCCGTCATCCCCTATTTCGGCTATGCCCGCCAGGATCGGAAATCCAGTCCGCGCACGCCGATTTCGGCCAAGCTCGTCGCCAATCTCATTACCCGTGCCGGCGCCGACCGCGTTCTCACGCTTGACCTCCATGCCGGCCAGATCCAGGGCTTCTTCGACATCCCGACCGACAATCTCTTCGCCGGCCCCGTGCTGGTGCGCGACATCAAGGATCATTACGACCTGCGCAATACCGTCGTCGTGTCGCCCGATGTCGGCGGCGTGGTCCGCGCCCGGGCCCTCGCCAAGCGCATCGGCACCCCGCTCGCCATCGTCGACAAACGCCGCGACCGTCCGGGTGAATCGGAAGTCATGAACATCATCGGCGATGTCAAAGGCCATTCCTGCATCCTGCTCGACGACATCGTCGATTCCGGCGGCACTTTGTGCAACGCCGCCGAGGCCCTGCTCGCCCAGGGCGCCAAGGATGTCGCTGCCTATATCACTCATGGCGTGCTGTCGGGCGGCGCCGTGGCGCGCATCACCTCGTCCAAGCTCAAATCGCTGGTGATCACCGATTCGATCCAGCCGACCGAAGCGGTGAAGGTCGCCCGCAATATCCGGGTCATATCGATCGCACCCTTGATCGGCGAGGCGATCGGACGCACCTCGCGCGAAGAATCGGTGTCGAGCCTCTTCGATTAG
- a CDS encoding response regulator, translating into MSEEKPHILVIDDDRRIRELLHSYLAENDFRVTVAASATEARDKMRGLAFDLLILDVMMPGESGTALAQSLRGAKERIPILMLSALSEIEDRINGLMAGSDDYLPKPFEPRELLLRVQNLLRRSSSPPDQRVDVRFGACQFNMTRGELRRNGELVKLTTRERELLRQFVQNAGQSITRAELSPEGTEDNARTVDVQINRLRQKIEEDPSNPVYLQTVRGAGYTLHLD; encoded by the coding sequence ATGAGCGAAGAGAAGCCGCATATACTGGTGATCGACGACGACCGCCGCATCCGTGAGCTGCTGCACTCCTATCTGGCCGAGAACGACTTCAGGGTCACAGTGGCGGCGAGTGCGACGGAGGCGCGCGACAAGATGCGCGGGCTAGCCTTCGATCTCCTCATCCTCGACGTGATGATGCCAGGTGAATCCGGAACGGCGTTGGCGCAGTCCCTGCGTGGCGCGAAGGAGCGCATACCGATCCTCATGCTCTCGGCGCTGTCGGAGATCGAGGATAGGATCAACGGACTGATGGCAGGCAGCGACGACTATCTGCCGAAGCCGTTCGAACCGCGCGAGTTGCTGCTGCGGGTGCAGAATCTCTTGCGCCGTTCCTCCTCGCCGCCCGATCAGCGTGTCGATGTTCGCTTCGGCGCCTGCCAGTTCAACATGACGCGCGGCGAACTCCGGCGCAATGGCGAGCTCGTCAAGCTGACCACGCGCGAGCGCGAATTGCTGCGTCAGTTCGTGCAGAATGCCGGCCAGTCCATCACCCGTGCGGAACTTTCACCCGAAGGGACCGAGGACAATGCCCGCACCGTCGATGTCCAGATCAATCGCCTGCGCCAGAAAATCGAGGAGGATCCCTCCAATCCGGTTTATCTGCAAACCGTGCGCGGAGCGGGCTATACTCTGCATCTCGATTGA
- the pth gene encoding aminoacyl-tRNA hydrolase, translating to MLLLVGLGNPGSKYAGNRHNIGFLAVDSIVRRHGFGAWRKRFQGETSEGTLAGERILALKPLTYMNESGRAVGEAMRFYNLTPDDVVVLHDEIDLPPAKVRVKTGGGSAGNNGIRSIDAHIGNGYHRVRLGVGKLDVKGMAHIHVLGDFSKADKLWLEPLIDTLADNADLLAKRDFATFQNRVHLTLNPEPEKPKPGKKETD from the coding sequence ATGCTTCTTCTCGTGGGCCTCGGCAATCCCGGGTCCAAATATGCCGGCAACCGGCACAACATAGGCTTCCTGGCGGTGGACTCCATAGTGCGCCGCCATGGTTTCGGCGCTTGGCGCAAGCGCTTTCAGGGCGAGACTTCGGAAGGCACGCTCGCTGGCGAGCGCATCCTCGCCCTCAAGCCGCTCACCTACATGAATGAATCGGGGCGCGCCGTCGGCGAGGCCATGCGCTTCTACAATCTGACTCCCGACGATGTCGTGGTGCTGCACGACGAGATCGACCTGCCGCCGGCCAAGGTGCGGGTGAAGACCGGCGGCGGCAGCGCTGGCAACAATGGCATCCGCTCGATCGACGCGCATATCGGAAACGGCTATCACCGCGTGCGCCTGGGTGTCGGTAAGCTCGACGTGAAAGGCATGGCGCATATCCATGTGCTGGGCGATTTCAGCAAGGCCGACAAGCTCTGGCTCGAACCGTTGATCGATACTCTCGCCGACAATGCCGACCTGCTCGCCAAACGCGATTTTGCGACTTTCCAGAACAGGGTGCATTTGACACTCAATCCCGAGCCGGAAAAACCGAAGCCGGGCAAAAAGGAGACTGACTAA
- a CDS encoding ATP-binding protein, translating into MSVASESEPKIEHPTLYWRFNRFLERYLPGGLYQRSLIIVVAPIVLLQSIMVGVILDRHWDNVTRVLARSLARDISLVIELYGKTEKSPAAIANFTEMVNRRLRLRLEIQDNASLPPPKPAPWLSIVDTRLSRYLDNEGLPAWIDSTSSPGYVEIRVEAGGGTVFRFLPNDERAFAANTNSLLLWMLVSSLVLLAIAIVFMRKQIKPIIELAHAARSFGLGHDVSHFTPRGATEVRQAAQAFLNMKERIERHVEQRTAMLAGVSHDLRTILTRFKLELAFLGDSAKVKALKGDVEEMQTMLEAYMNFARGAGGEKAEVSDIAQMVASAAKSGSRPRSQVKVDVAPDLVAKVKPNAFRRLILNLVANAARFGQEIAVKVKIKGSRLVVTVDDNGPGIPANMREDVFRPFFRLDEARNQDEPGTGLGLSIARDIARAHGGDIKLEDSPLGGLRAVVTIPV; encoded by the coding sequence ATGAGCGTCGCCAGCGAGAGCGAACCCAAAATAGAACATCCCACGCTTTACTGGCGCTTCAACCGCTTCCTCGAGCGCTACCTGCCGGGCGGACTCTATCAGCGATCTCTGATCATCGTCGTGGCGCCCATCGTGCTGCTGCAGAGCATCATGGTCGGCGTCATTCTCGACCGTCACTGGGACAATGTGACGAGAGTGCTCGCCCGTTCGCTGGCACGCGACATTTCGCTGGTCATCGAGCTTTACGGCAAGACGGAAAAGTCGCCCGCCGCGATCGCCAATTTCACCGAGATGGTGAACCGGCGCCTGCGCCTCAGGCTGGAAATCCAGGACAATGCTTCTCTGCCGCCGCCCAAGCCGGCGCCGTGGCTGTCCATTGTCGACACACGGCTCAGCCGTTATCTCGATAACGAAGGCTTGCCGGCCTGGATCGACAGCACCAGCAGCCCTGGCTATGTCGAAATTCGCGTCGAGGCCGGGGGAGGAACCGTCTTTCGCTTTTTGCCGAATGACGAGCGGGCTTTCGCGGCCAATACCAATTCATTGCTGCTCTGGATGCTGGTATCGTCCCTGGTGCTCCTGGCCATCGCCATCGTCTTCATGCGCAAACAAATCAAGCCGATCATCGAGCTCGCGCATGCGGCGCGCAGCTTCGGTCTCGGCCATGATGTCAGTCACTTCACTCCGCGCGGCGCGACGGAGGTTCGCCAGGCGGCGCAAGCCTTCCTCAACATGAAGGAACGCATCGAGCGGCATGTCGAGCAGCGCACGGCAATGCTGGCGGGGGTCAGCCACGATCTGCGCACCATCCTCACCCGTTTCAAGCTCGAGCTCGCTTTCCTCGGCGACAGCGCCAAGGTGAAAGCGCTCAAGGGCGATGTCGAAGAAATGCAGACGATGCTCGAAGCCTATATGAATTTCGCGCGTGGCGCCGGTGGAGAGAAGGCGGAAGTGAGCGATATCGCGCAAATGGTCGCGAGTGCTGCGAAAAGCGGCTCGCGGCCGCGTTCGCAGGTGAAGGTCGACGTGGCGCCGGATCTCGTCGCCAAGGTAAAGCCCAATGCCTTCCGGCGCCTCATCCTGAACCTGGTCGCCAATGCGGCGCGTTTCGGCCAGGAGATCGCCGTGAAAGTGAAGATCAAGGGCAGCCGGCTGGTCGTCACCGTCGATGACAATGGGCCGGGCATTCCGGCCAATATGCGCGAAGATGTGTTCCGGCCCTTCTTCCGGCTCGATGAGGCGCGCAATCAGGACGAGCCGGGAACCGGGCTCGGTCTGTCAATCGCCCGCGACATCGCGCGCGCTCATGGCGGAGATATCAAGCTGGAGGACAGCCCGCTCGGAGGCCTGCGCGCGGTGGTCACGATCCCGGTATAG
- a CDS encoding 50S ribosomal protein L25/general stress protein Ctc, producing MSKIIKLQATARGRAGKGAARAVRREGRIPGVVYGDKKEPQNISFAYNELLPHVNTGRFMSTLVDLEVDGAVVRAIPRDIQFEPVRDFITHVDFLRLGKNARILVEVPVHFTNHAESPGIKKGAVLNIVSHEIGLYCPADFIPDQIVVDLTGLEIGQSVHISAIKLPENVTPAARERDLTIATIAAPAGLKEEETAAAEAPAAEVPATAQKAPPAAPGAAPAAGKDAKAAAAPAAKAGDKKK from the coding sequence ATGTCCAAGATCATTAAGCTTCAGGCCACGGCGCGTGGCCGGGCCGGCAAGGGGGCCGCCCGTGCTGTCCGCCGCGAAGGCCGTATCCCTGGCGTCGTTTACGGTGACAAGAAGGAGCCCCAGAACATCTCCTTCGCCTATAACGAGCTGCTGCCGCATGTGAATACCGGCCGCTTCATGTCGACCCTGGTCGACCTCGAAGTCGACGGTGCGGTCGTGCGCGCCATTCCGCGCGACATCCAGTTCGAGCCGGTGCGCGACTTCATCACCCATGTCGACTTCCTGCGCCTCGGCAAGAATGCCCGCATCCTCGTCGAAGTCCCGGTCCACTTCACGAACCACGCTGAATCGCCCGGCATCAAGAAGGGCGCCGTGCTGAACATCGTGAGCCACGAGATCGGACTCTACTGCCCGGCCGACTTCATCCCGGACCAGATCGTGGTCGACCTCACCGGCCTCGAGATCGGCCAATCGGTTCACATCTCGGCGATCAAGCTGCCCGAGAACGTGACCCCGGCCGCCCGCGAGCGCGACTTGACCATCGCGACCATCGCTGCGCCCGCCGGCCTCAAGGAAGAGGAAACCGCCGCTGCCGAAGCGCCGGCCGCGGAAGTTCCGGCCACCGCCCAGAAGGCGCCTCCCGCCGCTCCGGGTGCCGCCCCTGCCGCTGGCAAGGACGCCAAGGCCGCCGCTGCGCCGGCTGCCAAGGCAGGCGACAAGAAGAAGTAA
- the ychF gene encoding redox-regulated ATPase YchF — translation MGFKCGIVGLPNVGKSTLFNALTQTAAAQAANYPFCTIEPNVGDVGVPDPRLERLAAIAKSGQIIPTRLTFVDIAGLVRGASKGEGLGNQFLANIREVDAIAHVVRCFEDGDVTHVEGGVDPIRDIETIETELMLADLDSLEKRAVNLEKKLRGGDKEAKEQYDLVKRALVLLQEGKPARLVERKPEEEKSFQMLGLLSSKPVLYVCNVEEASADKGNAYSAKVIDRAKEEGAEAVVVSAKIESEIAVLPLAEQKDYLDTIGLAEPGLNRVIRAGYELLHLVTYFTVGPKEARAWTVTKGTRAPQAAGVIHTDFEKGFIRSETIAYDDYVGLNGEAGARDAGKLRLEGKEYVVQDGDVLHFRFAN, via the coding sequence ATGGGTTTCAAATGCGGCATTGTCGGCCTGCCGAATGTCGGCAAATCGACATTGTTCAACGCCCTGACCCAGACGGCGGCGGCGCAGGCGGCGAATTATCCCTTCTGCACGATTGAGCCCAATGTCGGTGATGTCGGCGTTCCCGACCCGCGCCTCGAGCGTCTGGCCGCCATCGCCAAGAGCGGCCAGATCATCCCGACACGACTGACTTTCGTCGACATTGCCGGCCTGGTGCGCGGCGCCTCCAAGGGCGAAGGCCTCGGCAACCAGTTCCTCGCCAATATCCGCGAGGTCGACGCCATCGCCCATGTGGTACGCTGCTTTGAGGACGGTGACGTCACTCACGTTGAGGGCGGCGTCGATCCGATCCGCGACATCGAGACGATCGAGACCGAATTGATGCTGGCCGATCTCGACAGCCTGGAGAAGCGCGCCGTCAATCTCGAGAAGAAGCTGCGCGGCGGCGACAAGGAAGCCAAGGAACAGTATGACCTGGTCAAGCGCGCCCTCGTGCTCCTGCAGGAAGGCAAGCCCGCCCGCCTCGTCGAGCGGAAGCCGGAGGAGGAGAAGAGCTTTCAGATGCTGGGCCTCCTGAGCTCCAAGCCGGTCCTCTATGTCTGCAATGTCGAGGAAGCTTCCGCCGATAAGGGCAACGCCTATTCGGCGAAAGTGATCGATCGTGCCAAGGAGGAAGGCGCCGAGGCGGTGGTGGTGTCGGCCAAGATCGAAAGCGAGATCGCCGTTCTCCCCCTGGCCGAGCAGAAGGACTATCTCGACACGATCGGACTAGCCGAGCCCGGCCTCAATCGCGTGATCCGCGCCGGCTACGAGCTTCTCCACCTTGTGACATATTTCACCGTGGGCCCCAAGGAAGCGCGTGCCTGGACCGTCACCAAGGGCACCCGCGCGCCGCAGGCCGCCGGCGTCATCCATACCGACTTCGAGAAGGGCTTCATCCGCTCCGAGACCATCGCCTATGACGATTATGTCGGCCTCAATGGCGAGGCGGGTGCGCGCGATGCCGGCAAGCTCAGGCTCGAGGGCAAGGAATATGTCGTGCAGGATGGCGACGTCCTGCATTTCCGCTTCGCGAATTGA
- a CDS encoding branched-chain amino acid aminotransferase → MSIVPFDQRDGVIWMNGEFVPWKDAKVHVLTHALHYGSAVFEGERAYGGEIFKLTEHTQRLFDSAEMLDMKIPYTVAEIDAACRETLKRQGFADAYVRPIAWRGSEMMGVSAQNTKINVAIAIWQWPSYFDPTQLEKGIRLDIAEFRRPDPLTAPSKAKAVGLYMICTISKHKAERKGYADAMMLDWRGQVAECTGANIFFVKNGEIHTPTPDCFLDGITRRTVIGLAQKRQIKVIERAIMPEELAGFEQCFIVGTAAEVTPVGEIGPYKFAVGDISRSLRADYLNEVQPKKKAA, encoded by the coding sequence ATGTCGATCGTTCCTTTTGACCAGCGCGACGGCGTCATCTGGATGAATGGCGAATTCGTGCCGTGGAAGGACGCCAAGGTCCATGTCCTCACCCACGCTTTGCATTATGGCAGCGCCGTTTTCGAGGGCGAGCGCGCCTATGGCGGCGAGATCTTCAAGCTGACCGAGCATACCCAGCGCCTGTTCGATTCGGCCGAGATGCTCGATATGAAGATTCCCTACACCGTGGCCGAGATCGATGCCGCCTGCCGCGAGACCTTGAAGCGTCAGGGCTTCGCCGATGCTTATGTCCGGCCGATCGCCTGGCGTGGCTCCGAGATGATGGGTGTTTCCGCCCAGAATACCAAGATCAATGTCGCCATCGCCATCTGGCAGTGGCCGTCCTATTTCGATCCGACCCAGCTCGAAAAGGGCATCCGCCTCGATATCGCGGAGTTCCGACGCCCCGACCCGCTGACCGCTCCGTCCAAGGCCAAGGCGGTCGGCCTGTACATGATCTGCACCATCTCCAAGCACAAGGCCGAGCGCAAAGGCTATGCCGACGCCATGATGCTGGACTGGCGCGGCCAGGTTGCCGAATGCACCGGCGCCAATATCTTCTTCGTGAAGAACGGTGAAATCCATACGCCGACCCCGGACTGCTTCCTGGACGGTATCACGCGCCGCACCGTCATCGGTCTCGCCCAGAAGCGCCAGATCAAGGTGATCGAACGCGCCATCATGCCGGAAGAGCTCGCGGGCTTCGAGCAATGCTTCATCGTCGGCACCGCGGCCGAAGTGACGCCGGTCGGCGAGATCGGCCCCTACAAGTTCGCCGTCGGCGATATTTCCCGCAGCTTGCGGGCCGACTATCTCAACGAAGTGCAGCCGAAGAAAAAGGCCGCCTGA
- a CDS encoding nuclear transport factor 2 family protein, with product MPDQAVLLQEAVRQFGEAWASGDLRTLDALLSPTYSHSDAFGKLYDRAGWLAYAAARAGRGTQISFREVETRYIGDIAVVTGVNDLTGGGIRNAGDQTDLSIRFTQVWLLRDGKWLREAFQATPIQEDSNGA from the coding sequence ATGCCGGACCAGGCCGTTCTCTTGCAGGAGGCTGTCCGGCAGTTTGGCGAGGCTTGGGCGAGTGGCGATCTGCGGACGCTCGATGCACTGTTGTCGCCGACCTACAGCCATTCGGATGCCTTTGGGAAGCTCTATGACCGTGCCGGCTGGCTTGCCTATGCCGCCGCACGCGCCGGGCGCGGCACGCAGATATCATTCCGGGAAGTCGAGACACGGTATATCGGTGACATTGCCGTGGTCACCGGTGTCAACGATCTCACGGGCGGCGGCATTCGCAATGCGGGAGATCAAACGGACCTGTCCATCCGCTTCACGCAAGTCTGGCTCTTGCGCGACGGTAAGTGGCTGCGGGAGGCATTCCAGGCCACGCCGATCCAGGAGGATTCAAACGGTGCGTGA
- the pgsA gene encoding CDP-diacylglycerol--glycerol-3-phosphate 3-phosphatidyltransferase: MSDAVTKLAQKESQRHALSLPNMLTYGRLVAVPVVAGLILWGGDAARWTALALFIAAAITDFFDGYLARRWGQQSALGRMLDPIADKVLVAVVLLVLTTDRTIDDAHIWAAIIILTREVLVSGLREFLAELRVSVPVTKVAKWKTTVQLIAIGFLIAGPAGDKILPYVSEFGLFCLWIAAALTLYTGYDYFRAGIGHVMEDK; the protein is encoded by the coding sequence ATGAGCGACGCGGTGACAAAATTGGCTCAGAAGGAAAGCCAGCGGCACGCACTGAGCCTGCCCAATATGCTGACCTATGGGCGACTTGTCGCGGTGCCCGTGGTCGCCGGCCTGATCCTGTGGGGCGGGGACGCGGCGCGCTGGACGGCGCTCGCTCTCTTCATCGCGGCCGCCATCACTGATTTCTTCGACGGCTACCTGGCCCGGCGCTGGGGCCAGCAATCGGCGCTTGGGCGCATGCTCGATCCCATCGCCGACAAGGTCCTGGTGGCGGTGGTGCTCCTGGTGCTCACCACCGACCGCACCATCGATGACGCGCATATCTGGGCTGCGATCATCATCCTCACGCGCGAGGTGCTGGTGTCGGGTCTGCGCGAATTCCTGGCGGAACTGCGTGTCTCGGTCCCCGTCACCAAGGTCGCCAAGTGGAAGACCACCGTGCAATTAATTGCAATCGGCTTCCTGATCGCCGGGCCTGCCGGCGACAAGATCCTGCCCTATGTCAGCGAGTTCGGACTGTTCTGCCTGTGGATCGCCGCAGCTCTCACCCTCTATACGGGCTACGATTATTTCCGTGCCGGCATCGGCCATGTGATGGAAGACAAGTGA
- a CDS encoding MaoC family dehydratase yields MAELLHFEDFAVGESLDLGTYEVTAAEVKAFASEFDPQFFHLDEERAKSSVLGGLSASGWHTCGMLMRMMVDGYLARTAGMGSPGLDEIKWLKPVYAGETLRGRMTVLAKRQSKSRPDMGLVTMRWEAHSVAGEAKIDMTGVNLIKVRAP; encoded by the coding sequence ATGGCCGAGCTTCTCCACTTTGAGGATTTCGCCGTCGGAGAGAGTCTGGATCTCGGCACCTATGAAGTGACGGCTGCGGAGGTCAAGGCCTTCGCCAGCGAATTCGACCCGCAATTCTTCCATCTCGACGAAGAGAGAGCGAAATCCTCCGTGCTCGGAGGGCTGTCAGCGTCGGGCTGGCATACTTGCGGCATGCTCATGCGCATGATGGTCGACGGCTATCTGGCCCGCACCGCGGGCATGGGCTCGCCCGGGCTTGATGAGATCAAGTGGCTGAAGCCCGTCTACGCGGGCGAGACCTTGCGCGGACGGATGACAGTCCTCGCCAAGCGTCAGTCCAAGAGCCGCCCGGATATGGGGCTCGTCACTATGCGCTGGGAGGCGCATTCCGTCGCAGGCGAGGCGAAAATCGACATGACCGGCGTCAATCTGATCAAGGTGCGCGCGCCATGA
- a CDS encoding MaoC family dehydratase has product MMGLYFEEAEIGQKWQLGAYHFTREAILRFARAYDPQVFHIDDEAAAESHFGRLAASGWHTASAWMRCYVEADDAARKVRVARGDVLPEHGPSPGVTNLKWIKPVYPGDTVTYWMEITAKREMVSRPRWGLATKHSEGFNQNGELVFAFDGKVMVERKDMR; this is encoded by the coding sequence ATGATGGGGCTGTACTTTGAAGAAGCGGAAATCGGGCAGAAATGGCAGCTCGGCGCCTATCATTTCACCCGGGAAGCGATCCTGCGCTTCGCCCGCGCCTACGATCCGCAGGTATTCCATATCGACGACGAGGCGGCGGCTGAAAGCCATTTCGGCCGGCTCGCGGCGTCCGGCTGGCATACCGCGTCGGCCTGGATGCGCTGCTATGTCGAAGCCGACGATGCCGCCCGCAAGGTGCGGGTCGCGCGCGGCGACGTCCTGCCGGAGCATGGCCCCTCGCCCGGTGTGACCAATCTCAAATGGATCAAACCGGTTTATCCGGGCGACACCGTTACCTATTGGATGGAGATCACCGCGAAGCGCGAAATGGTGTCGCGGCCGCGCTGGGGCCTCGCCACGAAACATAGCGAAGGCTTCAATCAGAATGGCGAGCTGGTCTTCGCCTTCGATGGTAAGGTGATGGTCGAGCGCAAGGATATGCGCTGA
- the moaD gene encoding molybdopterin converting factor subunit 1 → MTKLLYFARMRQIIGKGEEEITLPAEVTTVNLLIDFLKKRDEAYAAAFADPRIIRAAINQAHAPLDASIAGAREIAFFPPVTGG, encoded by the coding sequence GTGACGAAACTCCTCTATTTCGCCCGCATGCGCCAGATCATAGGCAAAGGGGAGGAGGAGATCACTCTCCCGGCCGAAGTCACCACCGTGAACCTGCTGATCGACTTTCTGAAGAAGCGCGACGAGGCCTATGCCGCGGCTTTCGCCGACCCGCGCATTATCCGCGCCGCAATCAACCAAGCGCATGCGCCCCTCGACGCGTCTATTGCGGGCGCGCGCGAGATTGCGTTTTTCCCGCCGGTAACCGGCGGGTAG